A part of Eschrichtius robustus isolate mEscRob2 chromosome 20, mEscRob2.pri, whole genome shotgun sequence genomic DNA contains:
- the LOC137754423 gene encoding LOW QUALITY PROTEIN: keratin, high-sulfur matrix protein, B2A-like (The sequence of the model RefSeq protein was modified relative to this genomic sequence to represent the inferred CDS: deleted 1 base in 1 codon): MACCSTSFCGFPICSTGGTCGSSCCQPTCCQAGCCQPTFCQTNCCQTSGCETGCGIAGSIGCGQEGGSGAVSCRTRWCRPDCRVEGTCLPPCCVVSCSPPCCCQLHHAQASCCRPSYCGQSCCRQPTCCEPTCWQPTC; the protein is encoded by the exons ATGGCCTGCTGTTCCACTAGCTTCTGTGGATTTCCCATCTGTTCCACTGGTGGGACCTGTGGCTCCAGCTGCTGTCAGCCAACCTGCTGCCAAGCCGGGTGTTGCCAGCCAACCTTCTGCCAGACCAACTGCTGCCAGACCAGTGGCTGTGAGACTGGCTGTGGCATTGCTGGTAGCATTGGCTGTGGCCAGGAGGGAGGCAGTGGAGCTGTGAGCTGCCGCACCAGGTGGTGCCGACCTGACTGCCGCGTGGAGGGcacc tgcctgcctccctgctGTGTGGTGAGCTGCAGCCCCCCGTGCTGCTGCCAGCTGCACCATGCCCAGGCCTCCTGCTGCCGCCCATCCTACTGTGGACAGTCCTGCTGCCGCCAGCCCACCTGCTGTGAGCCCACTTGCTGGCAGCCCACCTGCTAA